The following proteins come from a genomic window of Leishmania donovani BPK282A1 complete genome, chromosome 4:
- a CDS encoding exosome complex exonuclease RRP40, putative, with translation MTQPGAVVAIGGGLRLLAQPAPTPTADGASQALTDVFLSEYCASLQRSSHHLHTHVPRYTVPTPASRRYIPRAGDPVLAIIARKVSQHYYYCYIGGSALAYMDALAFDGATKVSRPRLVEGDVVYCYVKPRAGSSYVGGVHRSVASEVFDTTGEVEVSCTAAEVGLPPKDWTSGEAAFGPLQGGRVLHLPLAYVRRLITPVGSSPDKASAQQRKHGHTEGEGGYGDEVPASYLLQLLGRRVPFEVAVGLNGLVWVRGLSSEADTTAAARRTVAVSSCISEAQYDVTRAEMEARVEVYFPS, from the coding sequence ATGACGCAGCCCGGTGCCGTGGTGGCGATCGGAGGTGGTCTTCGGCTGCTTGCCCAGcccgcacccacacccaccgcTGATGGCGCATCGCAAGCGCTCACGGACGTCTTCCTTTCTGAGTACTGTGCCTCCCttcagcgcagcagccatcatctgcacacacacgttccCCGGTACACAGTGCCAACGCCGGCGAGTAGACGATACATCCCCCGCGCCGGCGATCCGGTGCTTGCCATTATTGCCCGCAAAGTGAGCCAGCACTACTACTACTGCTACATTGGCGGCTCCGCCCTGGCCTACATGGACGCCTTGGCCTTCGACGGCGCCACGAAGGTGAGCCGACCGCGGCTGGTGGAGGGCGATGTTGTGTACTGCTACGTGAAGCCTCGCGCGGGCTCGAGCTACGTCGGCGGTGTACATCGGTCGGTGGCCAGCGAGGTATTTGACACGACTGGCGAAGTGGAGGTGagctgcacagcggcagAAGTCGGGCTGCCGCCTAAGGACTGGACATCCGGGGAGGCCGCCTTCGGCCCGTTGCAGGGCGGTCGCGTTCTGCACCTCCCGCTGGCGTACGTGCGTCGTCTGATCACACCCGTGGGCTCATCCCCAGATAAGGCATcagcacagcagcgaaagCATGGTCACACGGAAGGCGAGGGCGGTTATGGCGATGAAGTGCCCGCCTCGTacctccttcagctgctgGGGCGCAGAGTACCCTTCGAGGTGGCTGTCGGCCTCAACGGGCTCGTGTGGGTGCGGGGGCTCTCTAGCGAGGCTGAcaccacggctgctgcccggcGCACTGTCGCCGTAAGCTCGTGCATCTCCGAGGCGCAGTACGACGTCACTCGCGCCGAGATGGAGGCCCGCGTCGAGGTTTACTTTCCCTCCTGA